A genomic region of Lachnoclostridium edouardi contains the following coding sequences:
- a CDS encoding FAD-dependent oxidoreductase has protein sequence MHDPDGGNVVFTPIGGDGTYGIPFRSLLPKGFSNLAVAGRCISVTHKGLASARTMSACMCMGQAAGTAAAMAASINGDFRNISVTELQKKLEKAGAILN, from the coding sequence ATGCATGATCCAGACGGGGGAAATGTAGTATTTACTCCAATCGGGGGAGACGGTACATATGGAATCCCTTTTAGGTCTCTGCTTCCAAAAGGATTTTCTAATTTAGCAGTAGCAGGAAGGTGTATTTCAGTAACACATAAAGGCCTTGCCTCAGCCAGAACCATGTCTGCCTGCATGTGTATGGGACAGGCGGCAGGCACGGCGGCAGCTATGGCGGCAAGTATTAATGGGGATTTTAGAAATATTTCTGTGACAGAGCTACAGAAAAAATTGGAGAAAGCAGGGGCAATTTTAAATTAA
- a CDS encoding TAXI family TRAP transporter solute-binding subunit, with translation MKDKVREKIGKGAICFAVCGAMLLSACSSKEGEKEKSNNNTETNQTFEIKYRSGATSGCFYPVSASMAEFLPQDITGLTNVTVTPGQGQSNVQAVQDKVCDIAFAKLPGTILGVEGKEPFQSPCDKVRNLMYFYDEAFYLVVLADSGIETVEDLKGKSLSTQTVGNQAEQMTKEVLAAYNMDYSDLKKVSYVNSYDDSVQQMKDGIVDAFTFANAPPVAILTDLASTRDIKIISIEDEEMKKVLNMNKGYVSRVIPGGTYDFQERDVATFGGAVHVIANEEMDEEIAYEIVKSTVEHLTTIQEAHVTFKDLTPEKMGQELALPFHPGAERYFKEIGVIK, from the coding sequence ATGAAGGACAAAGTAAGAGAAAAAATAGGAAAAGGGGCAATTTGTTTTGCAGTATGCGGGGCTATGCTGTTGTCTGCCTGCAGCAGCAAGGAAGGAGAAAAAGAAAAAAGTAATAATAATACAGAGACAAACCAAACCTTTGAAATTAAATATAGAAGTGGGGCCACTTCCGGATGCTTTTATCCTGTTTCAGCTTCAATGGCAGAATTTCTTCCTCAGGATATTACAGGTCTGACCAATGTAACAGTAACTCCAGGCCAGGGACAGTCTAATGTTCAGGCGGTTCAGGACAAGGTCTGCGACATTGCATTTGCAAAATTGCCGGGGACAATCTTAGGAGTTGAGGGAAAAGAACCTTTTCAATCTCCATGTGATAAAGTAAGAAATCTGATGTATTTTTACGATGAAGCTTTTTATCTGGTAGTATTAGCAGATTCTGGAATTGAAACAGTGGAAGATTTAAAAGGTAAATCACTATCTACACAGACTGTTGGAAATCAGGCCGAGCAAATGACAAAAGAGGTTTTAGCCGCCTACAATATGGACTATTCAGATTTAAAGAAGGTTTCCTACGTAAACAGCTATGACGATTCTGTGCAGCAGATGAAAGATGGAATTGTAGATGCATTTACGTTCGCCAACGCGCCGCCTGTTGCAATTCTTACAGATTTGGCCTCCACCAGAGATATAAAAATCATTTCTATTGAAGATGAAGAAATGAAAAAAGTATTAAATATGAATAAAGGGTATGTATCCAGAGTTATTCCAGGAGGAACATATGATTTTCAGGAGCGGGATGTTGCAACATTTGGAGGGGCAGTCCATGTAATTGCCAATGAGGAAATGGACGAAGAAATTGCTTATGAAATTGTGAAATCAACAGTAGAGCATTTAACTACTATACAGGAAGCCCATGTGACCTTTAAAGATCTGACTCCGGAAAAAATGGGGCAGGAATTGGCATTGCCATTTCATCCGGGAGCTGAGCGCTATTTTAAAGAGATAGGAGTTATTAAGTGA
- a CDS encoding TRAP transporter permease, with amino-acid sequence MKEKIIKLIALLFGVFHLYTSFMGNLDPNRLREGHLLFAMLLVFLMKPGSKKKADSTAGRIWTAAMIICTVLPLGYLILNYERLLNRMPYVQELEIFQYILAGMRVLALLDSTRRSLGMALPLVAGAAIIYAVAGQYIPGVFGHQGFTALEMADLLVYTTEGIFGMALGTSATFVILFIIFGSFLEKAGVADYFMDLACALTAKSKGGPAKMAVISSALFGSVSGSAIANVATTGQITIPLMKKAGYKKEFAAAVEAVASTGGQLMPPVMGAAVFVMCDFTGIPYVQILRCAILPALLFYSAVFFMVHFEAVKLNLAGVPLSQLPEKSALIKGAYQLLPLVAIVIMLALGYSPTYACLLAIVSIIVISWGDAKHRMGIKAICQAITAGAQGAVSVAVTCATAGIVVGIVNYSGLALKFTSIMLAIGKENLFLVLVLTAMATIVLGMGLPTTPSYIVVASLMVPTIVKLDIPVIAAHLFAFYFANVANITPPVALASYTAAGLAESEPLKTGFLGFRLGIVAYIVPFMFAYNTGLLLLGDSIFRLTLVAVTSFIGVYFLTASSGGWLLIKTTVLERALLAAAAIALIYPGLYTDILGMILGAGVILLQSTRKKRYT; translated from the coding sequence GTGAAAGAAAAAATCATTAAACTGATTGCATTACTATTTGGAGTCTTCCATTTATATACATCTTTTATGGGAAATTTAGATCCAAACAGATTAAGGGAAGGGCATTTACTTTTTGCTATGCTCCTTGTATTTTTAATGAAGCCTGGATCAAAGAAAAAAGCTGACAGCACAGCCGGCCGTATATGGACGGCAGCAATGATTATATGTACAGTACTGCCCTTAGGATATTTAATATTGAACTATGAAAGGCTTTTAAATCGTATGCCATATGTACAGGAATTAGAGATATTTCAGTATATTTTGGCGGGAATGCGGGTACTTGCTTTGTTGGACAGTACCAGGAGAAGTCTGGGCATGGCGTTGCCGCTGGTAGCCGGAGCCGCCATTATTTATGCAGTGGCAGGACAGTATATTCCGGGAGTATTTGGGCATCAGGGATTTACAGCTTTAGAAATGGCAGATTTATTAGTATACACTACAGAAGGTATATTCGGCATGGCTTTGGGAACATCAGCCACTTTTGTAATACTATTTATTATTTTTGGTTCATTTTTAGAAAAAGCAGGAGTGGCAGATTATTTTATGGATTTAGCTTGTGCTCTTACGGCAAAATCTAAGGGAGGGCCGGCTAAAATGGCTGTAATCTCCAGCGCGCTTTTCGGCAGCGTATCAGGAAGCGCCATTGCCAACGTAGCTACAACAGGTCAGATTACTATTCCGTTAATGAAAAAAGCAGGATATAAAAAAGAATTTGCGGCAGCCGTAGAGGCAGTTGCATCTACAGGAGGTCAGCTTATGCCTCCTGTCATGGGAGCGGCAGTATTTGTAATGTGTGATTTTACAGGGATTCCATATGTACAGATATTAAGATGTGCAATACTTCCCGCATTACTTTTTTACAGCGCAGTATTTTTTATGGTACATTTTGAGGCTGTAAAATTAAATCTGGCTGGTGTGCCCCTAAGTCAGCTGCCTGAAAAATCAGCTCTTATAAAAGGGGCGTATCAGCTTCTGCCTTTAGTGGCTATAGTAATTATGCTGGCCCTGGGATACAGCCCTACATATGCATGTTTGTTGGCGATTGTCAGCATTATAGTAATTTCATGGGGAGATGCCAAACACAGAATGGGGATAAAAGCTATTTGCCAGGCAATTACAGCAGGAGCACAGGGAGCTGTAAGCGTGGCTGTTACCTGCGCCACAGCAGGTATAGTTGTGGGAATTGTAAATTACTCTGGTTTGGCTTTAAAATTTACATCTATTATGCTGGCCATTGGAAAAGAAAATTTATTTTTAGTGCTTGTTCTGACAGCCATGGCTACTATTGTTTTAGGCATGGGACTGCCTACAACGCCTTCTTATATTGTGGTGGCCTCTTTAATGGTTCCAACGATTGTAAAACTGGATATTCCTGTAATAGCGGCTCATTTATTTGCCTTTTATTTTGCCAATGTAGCTAATATTACGCCTCCTGTAGCCTTAGCCTCATACACAGCGGCAGGGTTAGCGGAGTCAGAGCCTTTAAAAACAGGATTTTTAGGCTTTAGACTAGGAATTGTGGCATATATTGTGCCGTTTATGTTTGCTTATAATACAGGTCTTCTATTGTTAGGAGACAGTATTTTTCGGCTGACGCTGGTTGCTGTAACTTCATTTATTGGAGTGTATTTTCTGACTGCCTCCAGCGGCGGATGGCTGTTAATAAAAACCACAGTCCTAGAGAGAGCTTTACTGGCAGCGGCAGCCATAGCTTTAATATATCCAGGACTTTATACAGACATATTAGGAATGATATTAGGCGCAGGGGTGATTTTACTTCAAAGTACAAGGAAGAAAAGATATACATAA
- a CDS encoding GntR family transcriptional regulator, translated as MANINTKSIREQVADVLRSRIINGELKPGDRISERDISRELNISTTPIKEAIRVLETSGLLITLPRKGTIVSQFAKQNLAQISTLRSALEGVAANLAATNMDEEAVKKLEDSLEKAEQLINCENIDQVERYNREFHESITKYSCNPYLIQLIETQRSFILGFRQSGLRESQGRKESLKEHRAILDAIRKRDGELAETLMRNHIRRSSVYVLDTLK; from the coding sequence TTGGCAAATATAAATACGAAATCAATTCGGGAACAGGTGGCTGACGTGCTTCGTTCCCGAATCATTAATGGAGAACTAAAACCAGGAGACAGAATTTCTGAGCGAGATATCAGCCGGGAACTAAATATCAGCACCACCCCTATAAAAGAGGCGATTCGCGTGTTGGAGACATCTGGTCTGCTGATTACATTGCCTAGAAAAGGCACAATAGTGTCCCAATTTGCAAAACAGAATCTGGCTCAGATATCTACTTTAAGATCAGCTTTGGAGGGAGTAGCGGCTAATTTGGCAGCCACTAATATGGATGAGGAAGCAGTTAAAAAATTAGAGGATTCTTTAGAAAAAGCAGAGCAGCTGATTAATTGCGAAAATATTGACCAGGTGGAGAGGTACAACAGAGAGTTTCACGAAAGCATTACAAAATACAGCTGCAATCCTTATTTAATCCAGCTGATAGAGACTCAGAGAAGCTTTATTTTAGGATTTAGACAAAGCGGACTTAGAGAAAGTCAGGGCAGAAAAGAGTCTTTAAAAGAACACAGGGCAATTTTAGACGCAATAAGGAAAAGAGACGGCGAACTGGCGGAGACTCTTATGAGAAACCATATTAGACGTTCATCTGTGTATGTTTTAGACACCTTGAAATAA
- a CDS encoding TetR/AcrR family transcriptional regulator C-terminal domain-containing protein has translation MDCNKTKFRLAASIKNLMGEMSLDKIIVKDIVAGCGLTRQTFYRNFRDKYDLVNWYFEKLVQQSFEEMGVSLTLREGLTKKFQFIREEKVFFTCAFGSSDYNSLVKYDYEYILKFYRNILQEKFNKPLEEDVEFLLQMYCQGSIQMTVDWVKTGMKFEPEKMADLLIQALPKKLNSLLYFLEM, from the coding sequence ATGGATTGCAATAAGACAAAATTCAGGCTGGCAGCTTCCATTAAAAATCTGATGGGGGAAATGTCCCTGGACAAAATTATAGTAAAAGATATTGTGGCCGGCTGCGGGCTTACCAGACAAACATTTTACAGGAATTTTCGGGACAAATATGATTTAGTGAATTGGTATTTTGAAAAGCTGGTGCAGCAGTCCTTTGAAGAAATGGGCGTAAGCTTAACACTCAGGGAGGGGCTGACAAAAAAGTTTCAGTTTATCCGGGAGGAGAAGGTGTTTTTTACGTGTGCCTTTGGCTCCAGCGACTACAATTCCTTAGTCAAGTATGACTACGAGTACATTCTGAAGTTTTACAGAAATATTTTACAGGAAAAGTTTAACAAGCCTTTGGAGGAGGATGTGGAATTTTTGCTGCAGATGTATTGTCAGGGCTCTATTCAGATGACAGTGGACTGGGTAAAAACAGGCATGAAATTTGAGCCGGAAAAAATGGCTGACCTGCTGATTCAGGCGCTGCCTAAAAAGCTGAACAGCCTGCTGTATTTTTTGGAAATGTGA
- the fucO gene encoding lactaldehyde reductase, with the protein MSNRIVLNETSYHGAGAINEIANEAKARAFKKAFVCSDPDLIKFGVTKKVLDVLDQAGLVYEVYSDIKANPTIENVQNGVAAFKASGADYLVAIGGGSSMDTAKAIGIIIANPEFEDVRSLEGVAPTKNPSIPIIAVPTTAGTAAEVTINYVITDVEKKRKFVCVDTHDIPVVAVVDPDMMASMPKGLTAATGMDALTHAIEGYITKGAWEMTDMFHLKAIEIISKSLRGAVDNTKEGRDGMALGQYIAGMGFSNVGLGIVHSMAHSLGAVYDTPHGVGNAILLPTVMEYNAPATGEKYREIARAMGVEGVDSMSQEEYRKAAVDAVKALSQDVGIPADLKEIVKEEDVQFLSESAFADACCPGNPRDTSVEEIAALYRSLM; encoded by the coding sequence ATGAGCAACAGAATTGTATTAAATGAGACATCCTATCACGGCGCAGGAGCAATTAATGAAATCGCTAATGAGGCAAAGGCAAGAGCATTTAAAAAGGCTTTTGTATGTTCTGATCCTGACTTAATTAAGTTTGGGGTTACAAAAAAGGTTTTGGATGTGTTAGATCAGGCGGGGCTGGTTTATGAGGTTTATTCTGATATTAAAGCTAATCCTACCATTGAAAATGTACAAAATGGGGTAGCTGCTTTTAAAGCTTCTGGAGCAGATTATTTAGTGGCAATCGGCGGCGGTTCTTCTATGGACACTGCAAAGGCAATCGGCATTATTATTGCAAATCCGGAGTTTGAAGACGTGAGAAGCTTAGAAGGCGTAGCTCCTACAAAGAATCCAAGTATTCCTATTATTGCAGTTCCTACAACTGCAGGCACAGCGGCAGAGGTTACTATTAACTATGTAATTACTGACGTGGAGAAAAAGAGAAAATTTGTTTGTGTAGATACCCATGACATTCCTGTAGTGGCAGTAGTAGATCCTGACATGATGGCCTCTATGCCAAAGGGACTGACAGCCGCAACTGGTATGGACGCGTTGACACATGCGATTGAAGGCTACATCACAAAAGGCGCATGGGAAATGACAGACATGTTCCACTTAAAAGCCATTGAAATTATTTCTAAATCATTAAGAGGGGCTGTAGATAATACAAAAGAGGGCCGGGACGGAATGGCTCTTGGACAGTATATTGCCGGAATGGGCTTCTCCAATGTAGGACTGGGAATCGTTCACTCCATGGCCCACTCTTTAGGTGCAGTTTATGATACTCCTCACGGCGTAGGAAATGCAATTCTCCTTCCAACTGTTATGGAGTACAACGCTCCTGCTACAGGGGAAAAATACAGAGAGATTGCAAGAGCTATGGGCGTAGAGGGAGTAGACAGCATGAGTCAGGAGGAATACAGAAAAGCTGCAGTAGATGCAGTGAAGGCTCTTTCCCAGGATGTTGGAATCCCGGCTGACTTAAAAGAAATTGTAAAAGAAGAGGATGTACAGTTCCTTTCAGAGT